One genomic region from Anatilimnocola floriformis encodes:
- a CDS encoding STM4504/CBY_0614 family protein: protein MFDVFSKRNKSLPDTFTYDDLPTEFRNQVLWIWRDSIFKISLYYTSTQRQANRLLNYIHKIVCEEHGLLELSNEGGAENQLVDALLNSDNLVLVLDIIELTFRAYPFFLEDEDENSKPATTPEDAVAALNHRFREHGLGYEFNKDSQCLIRIDNTVTHTQAIQPALHLLAATEYKTANEEFLEALEDFKKHDYDDCLTKCCSAFESVMKIICDKKGWPYQQNDTAKPLISTIITNTGLPTFFADPLTLIATLRNRLSKSHGQGTQPKSPDDFIARYAINATASAILLLHEAANK from the coding sequence ATGTTCGATGTCTTCTCGAAAAGGAACAAGTCGCTTCCCGATACTTTCACCTACGACGACCTTCCCACTGAGTTCAGAAATCAGGTGCTTTGGATTTGGAGAGATTCCATTTTCAAAATCTCGCTGTACTACACGAGCACACAACGTCAGGCGAATAGACTTCTGAACTACATCCACAAAATCGTGTGCGAGGAACATGGCCTCTTGGAACTCAGCAACGAGGGCGGTGCTGAAAATCAGTTAGTCGATGCGTTGCTCAATTCAGATAACTTGGTTTTGGTCCTGGACATCATCGAACTCACGTTCAGGGCGTATCCGTTCTTCCTGGAAGATGAAGATGAAAACTCGAAGCCAGCAACAACCCCGGAAGATGCTGTCGCAGCCTTGAATCATCGTTTCAGAGAACATGGCCTAGGCTACGAGTTCAACAAAGATTCACAGTGCCTGATCCGCATTGACAATACTGTGACGCATACCCAAGCGATACAACCTGCGCTGCATCTTCTCGCAGCCACCGAATACAAAACGGCGAATGAGGAGTTTCTCGAAGCGCTCGAAGACTTCAAGAAGCACGACTACGATGACTGCCTGACCAAGTGTTGCTCGGCGTTCGAGAGCGTGATGAAGATTATTTGCGACAAGAAGGGCTGGCCATATCAACAGAACGACACTGCGAAGCCCTTAATTAGCACGATCATCACGAACACAGGATTGCCGACATTCTTCGCTGATCCGCTTACGCTCATTGCAACGCTGCGGAACAGGCTTAGCAAATCCCATGGGCAGGGTACGCAGCCGAAGTCGCCTGATGATTTTATCGCTCGCTATGCCATCAATGCGACCGCCTCGGCAATCCTACTTTTGCACGAAGCAGCGAACAAGTAA
- a CDS encoding DUF6602 domain-containing protein, producing the protein MAKKTQSEIEAEGLMAFIDAQSQVIVTQCDNFARLLGRDSKDHTHTGNLCEHLLREWLRGFLPKRFSIDKGFIFGRSQKSNRHCPEIDLLIHDEQYHSPIYRMQDIVIVQPEAVRGIIQVKKTLSHRRRAAESPSHLERGLANIRNATEFLYEQKNAGEIFCAVIAMSGDLPETGKETFPNTWKASGIDPNLAPHFVGSLQGRFAMPSLTTNKVEVWPSTLRMHNIAMPFFLSRMLARLLANNERPFYYPTDAKSAYSFPLIEVQ; encoded by the coding sequence ATGGCCAAGAAAACTCAGTCCGAGATTGAGGCTGAAGGCTTAATGGCGTTTATCGACGCACAATCGCAAGTGATCGTCACTCAATGCGATAACTTCGCCCGCCTTCTCGGGCGTGACTCAAAGGATCACACACACACTGGCAATCTATGTGAGCATCTTCTTCGGGAATGGTTGCGAGGGTTTTTGCCGAAGCGGTTTTCAATCGACAAGGGATTCATTTTCGGGAGGTCGCAGAAATCCAATCGGCACTGTCCGGAAATAGACTTGCTGATCCACGATGAACAATACCACAGCCCGATCTATCGAATGCAAGACATCGTCATTGTCCAACCAGAAGCAGTTCGAGGGATCATTCAGGTAAAGAAAACGCTTAGCCACCGACGCAGGGCAGCAGAGTCTCCGAGCCACCTCGAAAGAGGATTGGCAAACATTCGCAACGCCACCGAGTTCCTCTACGAGCAAAAGAACGCTGGCGAAATCTTCTGCGCTGTTATCGCAATGAGCGGCGACTTACCTGAAACCGGCAAAGAGACTTTTCCTAATACCTGGAAGGCGTCGGGAATCGATCCGAACTTAGCTCCGCATTTCGTTGGCTCGCTTCAAGGACGCTTCGCAATGCCGTCGCTTACGACGAATAAGGTTGAAGTGTGGCCCTCAACACTGCGCATGCACAATATCGCCATGCCGTTCTTTCTCTCACGAATGCTGGCAAGACTCTTGGCGAACAATGAGCGACCGTTCTATTACCCGACTGACGCAAAGTCGGCTTATTCCTTTCCACTGATCGAAGTCCAGTGA
- a CDS encoding DNA cytosine methyltransferase produces MNYLDLFSGIGGFALAARWAGLTFENHFNSDIDEYCNRVYAHHFPEAIQLGDITKINGNELKEKYGGEWIITGGFPCQDVSSAGKKRGITAERSGLWSEYARLISELKPQACIIENVRGLFNRGFQRVLNDLANCGYDAEWRTLRACDYGLPHNRQRVWIVAYAQSDGRPATTELPTILRDLGRLLESNGTNDWLGLWTARQRAETERALRGQPLVYGRPDGVSDRVAFKRELARVKALGNSICPVIARDIFGRMIRAGLI; encoded by the coding sequence ATGAACTATCTTGATCTTTTCAGTGGCATCGGCGGCTTCGCTCTGGCGGCTCGCTGGGCAGGACTCACGTTTGAGAACCACTTCAACAGCGACATCGACGAATACTGCAACCGAGTCTATGCCCATCACTTCCCTGAGGCAATTCAACTAGGCGACATCACGAAGATCAACGGCAACGAACTCAAGGAGAAGTATGGCGGAGAGTGGATTATCACGGGGGGCTTCCCCTGCCAGGACGTTAGCAGCGCCGGCAAGAAGCGAGGAATCACAGCCGAGAGGTCCGGTCTTTGGTCTGAGTATGCACGGCTTATCTCCGAACTCAAGCCGCAAGCGTGCATCATCGAAAACGTTCGAGGCCTGTTCAATCGAGGCTTTCAACGAGTCCTCAATGACTTGGCCAACTGCGGGTATGATGCGGAATGGCGAACTCTTCGAGCCTGCGACTATGGCCTTCCGCACAACCGGCAACGAGTCTGGATTGTTGCCTACGCCCAGAGCGATGGACGCCCAGCAACTACAGAACTGCCTACGATCTTACGAGACTTGGGACGATTGCTCGAATCTAACGGCACAAATGATTGGCTGGGCCTTTGGACTGCACGGCAGAGAGCCGAGACCGAGCGGGCATTACGTGGCCAACCACTTGTTTATGGTCGGCCTGATGGGGTATCCGACCGAGTGGCTTTCAAGCGTGAATTAGCCAGGGTCAAGGCGCTGGGTAATTCGATCTGTCCGGTAATCGCTCGTGACATCTTTGGCCGCATGATTCGAGCGGGGCTGATTTAG